The window ATAAGTCTCATAGTTTGGCGCGCATCCTACTTGCCTAGACATCCTTTCCAAATACTTAACAGCTGAAGTAGATTTTCTTTCATGGCATAGGCCTTTTATAACACCATTATACAACTGAATATTTGGAACACAGTTTTTCCGCATCATCTCAGAATCAATGACCGCAACTGCTTCATCAACCTGACCATCACTACACAATGCAGCTACCTTAGCTTCATAAATCCCCACCGATGGTTTGAAGCCTCTGTGATGCATTTCCGTCAGAACCTTGTTACCTTCATCAATCTTTCCTTCAGCGTAGAAGTCAACAGCCATTGCACTGTAGCTATCTGAACTGGGAACTATGCCTCTTATCAGAGCTTCATTAATCAATACTTTCATATCTTCTGTATCAGCACCATTTTGGCATCGAAAATGATCAATCTGCTTGTAGCATCTTTTCGGAGCTTTAAGTCCTTTCCGCAGTACCTTGCCGAGAATATTAATGGCTTCCTCCCCTTCTTCATTGTCACATAATGCTTCCAATAGAGTCCGATATACAACAACATCTTCACCACTACCCTTCTGAGATATCCTCCAGAACATTGAGTACAACAGATGAGTAGCCTCATTGAGCCGCTTTTCTTCACACAGACCCCTCATCAAGATCCTATAACTCTCTTTGTTTGGATAGCAGTTCTGGTAACTCATCTCTTGGaaaatatgcaatgcaagatCTGACCGTTTCATTCTACAAAGAAcattcatcaacaaatttaagaAATAGGCCCGAGACTTCACTTCCCATCTATAAGAGTTCTCAAGGAATAACTGACAAACTGATTCTAGCTTAGATTCTTCTACCAATATCTCCAAAAGCGTATTCAAAGATCTTGTCCAATCTATACAATTGAACTCCGGAAGAGACTTAAAAAGAGACATGGCTTCATTTGTTAATCCAGCTTGTGCATAACTTCTAATGGCACTCACAAATATTGAGTCATGACACTCACATGAGTCATCTTTCATCTGATTAATTACTCTCTTCATTTCAGCTGTTCTACCTGATCTGCCTAAAATATTAATCATAGTGCCATAGACAGGACCATTATGATGGTAAGTTGGATACTTGAATTTTGCTTCGTCAAAGACTTGAAGCGCTTTTAGTGGATTCTTCTGGCTCTGTATTATCTGTGAGAGCTGCTTCGGCGTTAAAACCCTTGGCCATCTTATGCCCATTAGCAGCAGCAAACTTGATGGATTCTGAAACAATAAAGAAGAGAAATTATTATAAAAGGATGATGATTTCATAAGAAAGTCGAGACAGGGCGTAACACTTACAAACCTCAAGTTGACTTCCAAATTCAGCTCGGTATCACAATTGAAACACAATAACATACAAGATAATATCAATTTAAGTCCATGGCAGTAGTTCTGTCGTGGATAATGAATATTGTGCGACCAGGCTTGTTGAGTAGTGTTGTATATGCTTCTAATGCTCACAAAGTGTGGGAAGACTTGAAGAAAAGGTTTGATAAAGTGAATGAATCTAGAGTACT is drawn from Nicotiana tabacum cultivar K326 chromosome 9, ASM71507v2, whole genome shotgun sequence and contains these coding sequences:
- the LOC142164141 gene encoding pentatricopeptide repeat-containing protein At1g05600-like, with protein sequence MGIRWPRVLTPKQLSQIIQSQKNPLKALQVFDEAKFKYPTYHHNGPVYGTMINILGRSGRTAEMKRVINQMKDDSCECHDSIFVSAIRSYAQAGLTNEAMSLFKSLPEFNCIDWTRSLNTLLEILVEESKLESVCQLFLENSYRWEVKSRAYFLNLLMNVLCRMKRSDLALHIFQEMSYQNCYPNKESYRILMRGLCEEKRLNEATHLLYSMFWRISQKGSGEDVVVYRTLLEALCDNEEGEEAINILGKVLRKGLKAPKRCYKQIDHFRCQNGADTEDMKVLINEALIRGIVPSSDSYSAMAVDFYAEGKIDEGNKVLTEMHHRGFKPSVGIYEAKVAALCSDGQVDEAVAVIDSEMMRKNCVPNIQLYNGVIKGLCHERKSTSAVKYLERMSRQVGCAPNYETYETLVDGFCKDGKYVEASKILEQMSSNSFWLRVETLNSLIQGLCQVGDLHTAIMCLEDMISLASTPNIQVSFEYKSEYTSFIQNRL